CCTTCGGCGGCGAGGCGAGCGCGACCCCGCCCTCGCCGTCGTAGCGCCAGGGCAGCCCGCCGTCGGCGACCTGTGTGCCGACGCCGGCCGGGGTGTAGAAGGCGGGGATCCCGGCGCCGCCCGCCCGCAGCCGCTCGGCCAGCGTGCCCTGCGGGATCAGCTCGACCTCCAGCTCCCCGGCCAGGTACTGCCGGGCGAACTCCTTGTTGGCGCCGATGTAGGAACCCGTGACCCGGGCGATGCGGCCGGCGGCGAGCAGGACCGCAAGGCCCGACTCCATCGCCCCGCAGTTGTTGGAGACCACCGACAGCCCGGCCACGCCGCGCTCGTACAGCGTCTCGATCAGCACGTTCGGCACACCGCTCAGCCCGAAACCGCCCACCGCGAGCGACGCGCCGTCCGGCACGTCGGCCACCGCCTCCAGGGCTGTGGCGACCACCTTGTCCATCCGAGAAGCCCCATCTCTTCCGAGCGACCCGACCAGATTAATCAGGGCACTGACTATTTCTGCGAGCTGTTCCTCACGCTGCCATCGGGACACGGGGGCGTCAAGACCTCGGCGAATACGCTTGCGATCCTTTGCGTACGCAGCAGACAGTGCCCTGCGCCTTGAGTATTGTTCAGTACACCGACGAAAACGACCGAGGGGTGCACATGGCGGCCGCGGACCTCACCACCCACCCCGGGCACCTGGCCCGGCGGCTCCAGCAGGCGCACTACCTGCTGTGGAACACGATGGTCTCCGAGGAGATCACCTCGCCCCAGTTCGCGGTCCTCAACGCGCTCGTCGCCGAGCCCGGCCTGGACCAGCGCACGGTGGGGGAGCGGGTGGGGCTCGACCGGTCCACCATCGCCGAGGTGATCAGCCGGCTCAGCCGGCGCGGACTGCTCGACAAGGTCCGCGACCCTCAGGACGGCCGCCGCTCCCTGCTGCGTCTCACGGACGAGGGGGCGCGCACGCATCGCAAGCTGACGGTGCGCACCGCCCGGATGAACCAGGTGTTCCTCGCCCCGCTGACCGCCGCAGAGCGGACGGTGTTCTTCGATCTCATCCGGCGGGTCGCCGACGCCGCCGAGGGGCTCCGCAATCCCGAGGAGCCCCTGGTGGCGCCCCGCTGACGGACGCGGCCCGGGCGGGCCGGTCAGGGCGTCCTGGCGAACACGACCCACACCTGGCCCTTCGCGAAGTTCACCGGCGTGCCGTCGCCGGTGGTGAACGAGGTGCCGTCCGCGGCCTTCTCCCGCTTCCAGTTCACGTCCCAGGCCCGCCCGTCGCGCAGCACCGTCGCCTTCCCCGAGCCCACCGTCTGGGTGTACGGCGTGTTGTTGCCGAGGAAGTCCCGGAAGGCGGACTCGCGCACCTTCACGTACTGCACGACGACCGTCGCGGCCGCCATCCGTTCGCCGCCGTCCGTCGTCGCGGGTGAGCCGTCCATGCCGACCAGCCACCGGTCCCGGGAGTCCGACCAGGTGAAGGAGAAACGGGCCGCCGGGTAGCGCACCGTCCGGGAGTCCGTCGCCGTGCCGCCCGCGGGCGCCGCACCGTAGCGGAAACCGGTGGTCAGGGCGGCCTGCCCCGGGGCTTCGGGCACGATCCGCTCGGGGCGCAGGTAGAGGTTGTGCGGGGCGGGCTTGCCGGGGCCGCGGAAATAGGCGTCGGCGGCGTTGCCCGGCGTCTTGGCCCGCAGCTGCGCCTTGTCGATCAGCGGCAGGAGCTTCTTCTGCGCGCCGGAGAAGGCGAGCGTGGGCCGGTCGAACTGGCGCAGCAGTTCCAGATCCGACTCGCGTGCGCTGCGCACCGGCCCGACCGACTTCGGCAGCCGGGTCGCGTACACCGCCATCAGCCGGCTCAGCCCGCCCTCGACCTGCTCGGCGTAGACCACGTCCGCGGCGTCGACGCCCGTGTGCGGCCGGGCCGGGCCGGCGTTGTCGATCTTGACGGCGAGGGCGGAGGGGCCGGTCGCCGAGGGCGATGCCCCCTGCTCCGACTCCTTCGGGGCTCCCCGTCCGTCGTCGCCCGGTCCGCCCCCGCTCGTGCAGCCCGCCGCCAGGGCGGCCGTCACCGTGGCGGCCAGCAGCGCCACCGTCGTCGCGGCGCGTCGTCCGCGCGCCCCTCGTCCCATGCCCACCGTCGCCACCGCGCCTTATGTCATTGATCTGCCTTGATTGTGCGCTTATCTGAACATCAATGGCCATAGTCGATCGTTCTTGGCAGGGAAGTGTCTCCGTGGCGTCCGTCGATCGGCTCAAGGGGGTGGCTCAAGGTTCAGCGCGGGGCGCCCGGGTACCCGGGCCTCGCCGTACGACCGACGCGCACGCTGACGGAGGGAGCGCGAGGCGATGAGGGCAGTGACCTGGCAGGGCAAGCGGGACGTGCGGGTGGAGAACGTGCCCGATCCGACGATCCAGGAGCCGACGGACGCGGTCATCCGCGTCACCTCCAGCGGGCTGTGCGGATCCGACCTGCACCTGTACGAAGTGCTCACACCGTTCATGACCCCCGGCGACATCCTCGGCCATGAACCCATGGGCATCGTCGAGGAGGTCGGCGCCGGTGTCCCGGACCTCCAGGTGGGGGACCGGGTCGTGGTGCCGTTCCAGATCGCCTGCGGCAACTGCTGGATGTGCCTCACCGGCCTGCCCACCCAGTGCGAGACCACCCAGGTGCAGGGCGAGGGCATGGGCGCCGCCCTGTTCGGCTACACCCGCCTGTACGGCGCTGTGCCGGGCGCCCAGGCCGAGTACCTGCGCGTTCCGCAGGCCCAGTTCGGCCCGATCAAGGTCCCCGAGGGCCCGCCCGACGACCGTTTCGTCTACCTCTCCGACGTCCTGCCCACCGCCTGGCAGGCGGTCGCCTACGCCGACGTCCCGCAGGGCGGCAGCGTCGCCGTACTGGGCCTCGGCCCCATCGGCGACATGGCCTGCCGCGTCGCCCAGGTCAAGGGTGCCGGGCGGGTGTTCGGCGTCGACCTGGTCCCGGAGCGGCTGCGCCGGGCGAAGGCGCGGGGTGTGGAGACCTTCGACCTGAGGTCCTTCGACGACGAGAAGGAACTCGTCGAAGCGATCCGCGACCAGACCGACGGCCGCGGCCCCGACGCCGTGATCGACGCCGT
This is a stretch of genomic DNA from Streptomyces hawaiiensis. It encodes these proteins:
- a CDS encoding MarR family winged helix-turn-helix transcriptional regulator, giving the protein MAAADLTTHPGHLARRLQQAHYLLWNTMVSEEITSPQFAVLNALVAEPGLDQRTVGERVGLDRSTIAEVISRLSRRGLLDKVRDPQDGRRSLLRLTDEGARTHRKLTVRTARMNQVFLAPLTAAERTVFFDLIRRVADAAEGLRNPEEPLVAPR
- a CDS encoding DUF3048 domain-containing protein, producing MGRGARGRRAATTVALLAATVTAALAAGCTSGGGPGDDGRGAPKESEQGASPSATGPSALAVKIDNAGPARPHTGVDAADVVYAEQVEGGLSRLMAVYATRLPKSVGPVRSARESDLELLRQFDRPTLAFSGAQKKLLPLIDKAQLRAKTPGNAADAYFRGPGKPAPHNLYLRPERIVPEAPGQAALTTGFRYGAAPAGGTATDSRTVRYPAARFSFTWSDSRDRWLVGMDGSPATTDGGERMAAATVVVQYVKVRESAFRDFLGNNTPYTQTVGSGKATVLRDGRAWDVNWKREKAADGTSFTTGDGTPVNFAKGQVWVVFARTP
- a CDS encoding zinc-dependent alcohol dehydrogenase, translating into MRAVTWQGKRDVRVENVPDPTIQEPTDAVIRVTSSGLCGSDLHLYEVLTPFMTPGDILGHEPMGIVEEVGAGVPDLQVGDRVVVPFQIACGNCWMCLTGLPTQCETTQVQGEGMGAALFGYTRLYGAVPGAQAEYLRVPQAQFGPIKVPEGPPDDRFVYLSDVLPTAWQAVAYADVPQGGSVAVLGLGPIGDMACRVAQVKGAGRVFGVDLVPERLRRAKARGVETFDLRSFDDEKELVEAIRDQTDGRGPDAVIDAVGTEAHGSAAARMVQNAAAILPRKLGGPIAERFSVDRLAALYTAIDLVRRGGTISLSGVYGGMADPLPLLTLFDKQIQMRMGQANVRRWSDDIIPYLTDEDPLGVDDFATHRVPLSEAPHAYEMFQRKQDGAVKVLMQP
- a CDS encoding CoA transferase subunit A, encoding MDKVVATALEAVADVPDGASLAVGGFGLSGVPNVLIETLYERGVAGLSVVSNNCGAMESGLAVLLAAGRIARVTGSYIGANKEFARQYLAGELEVELIPQGTLAERLRAGGAGIPAFYTPAGVGTQVADGGLPWRYDGEGGVALASPPKEVREFDGTEYVLERGIRTDFALVRAARGDRHGNLVFNQSSRNFNPLTAMAGRITIAEVEELVEPGEIDPDAVHLPGIFVQRVLALTPEQAADKKIEQRTVRS